A genomic segment from Sulfuritalea hydrogenivorans sk43H encodes:
- a CDS encoding ankyrin repeat domain-containing protein has protein sequence MDIVKQKQIREWTLLGLVGAMALIANLPPRVLENIGVETSLLMGVLGLMVFIALFLYVRFFFFLLYALLAVGANLPEQWADGLGISQTPLLMALVAMVALSLANYSAKLLPSGLEPKILKQNPEATKVLLHSIERGNHAYVNTVLTMDFDLDTVDDEGLTPLMHAARRGDLKIVQALLKRGASPLLAGPAGKASDVALQNNFPAVNECLKRAEDAAEAARQAATQLQPDSAVVA, from the coding sequence ATGGATATCGTCAAACAAAAACAAATCCGGGAATGGACGCTACTCGGGCTGGTCGGAGCGATGGCACTGATCGCCAATCTCCCTCCGCGCGTGCTTGAGAACATCGGAGTGGAAACCAGCCTCCTCATGGGCGTACTTGGTCTGATGGTATTCATTGCGCTGTTTCTCTATGTCCGGTTTTTCTTCTTTTTGTTGTATGCCCTGCTGGCAGTCGGCGCCAATCTGCCGGAACAATGGGCCGACGGCCTGGGTATCAGCCAGACTCCGTTATTGATGGCACTGGTCGCCATGGTCGCTCTCTCGCTGGCGAATTACAGTGCCAAGCTCCTGCCTTCAGGACTGGAGCCAAAGATCCTCAAACAGAATCCCGAAGCCACCAAGGTGCTGCTGCATTCCATTGAGCGCGGCAATCATGCCTACGTAAATACCGTGCTGACCATGGATTTCGATCTCGACACGGTGGACGATGAGGGTCTGACGCCGTTGATGCATGCCGCCAGGCGCGGAGATCTCAAGATTGTCCAGGCCCTGCTCAAGCGAGGAGCCTCGCCCCTTTTGGCGGGTCCGGCGGGCAAGGCGTCCGATGTCGCCTTGCAGAACAACTTCCCGGCTGTTAACGAATGCCTGAAACGGGCTGAAGATGCAGCCGAGGCCGCCAGACAGGCTGCAACTCAGTTACAACCCGATTCCGCCGTTGTTGCCTAG
- a CDS encoding 3'-5' exonuclease, producing the protein MTSETQDIESLAKQVESHPDYRVLRRLKPRTEFSVQAKGAIARGVVVDTETTGTDPSADEIIEIGMVVFEYDTATGYALRVVDTYDALEQPSHPIPPEVTQIHGITDAMVVGKRIDDQRVASMLGNVTLVVAHNAAFDRQFLERRLPIFAKVAWGCSFKEIPWSLEGYGSEKLDYILNVMGYFHEAHRAEADCLALLEVLQMPLQTTGMSAFAALTKSANVAGYRIWARNSPFDNKDRLKARGYRWAAPEKCWYLDSTEATLAADLSLLKIEGYNSKPAKVELEKLDATIRYSKRGGEREVRLI; encoded by the coding sequence ATGACGAGCGAAACACAGGACATCGAATCTCTGGCCAAGCAGGTGGAATCCCATCCGGACTATCGGGTGTTGCGTCGCTTGAAACCTCGAACGGAGTTTTCTGTTCAAGCCAAGGGCGCCATCGCACGCGGGGTCGTGGTTGATACGGAGACTACCGGTACCGATCCCTCCGCCGACGAGATCATCGAGATCGGCATGGTGGTTTTCGAATACGACACGGCAACCGGGTACGCCTTGCGTGTCGTCGATACCTACGATGCGCTGGAGCAGCCAAGTCATCCCATACCTCCCGAAGTCACGCAAATTCACGGCATCACCGATGCGATGGTGGTGGGTAAGCGAATCGATGATCAGCGCGTGGCCAGCATGCTTGGAAACGTCACCTTGGTGGTGGCACACAACGCTGCATTTGACAGGCAGTTTCTTGAGCGTCGGTTGCCCATTTTCGCGAAAGTAGCGTGGGGATGCTCTTTCAAGGAAATTCCTTGGTCCCTTGAAGGCTATGGGTCGGAAAAGCTGGATTACATCCTCAACGTAATGGGGTATTTCCATGAGGCCCATCGGGCAGAGGCGGATTGCCTTGCATTGCTCGAAGTGTTGCAGATGCCTTTGCAAACCACGGGTATGTCGGCATTTGCAGCGCTGACGAAATCGGCAAATGTGGCTGGGTATCGTATCTGGGCCAGAAACAGTCCCTTTGACAACAAGGATCGCCTGAAGGCGAGGGGCTATCGATGGGCAGCGCCTGAGAAGTGCTGGTATCTGGATAGCACAGAAGCAACTCTGGCCGCCGATCTGTCATTGCTCAAGATCGAGGGATACAACAGCAAGCCCGCGAAAGTTGAGCTTGAGAAACTCGACGCGACTATCAGGTACTCGAAACGTGGTGGCGAGAGGGAAGTCAGGCTGATATGA
- a CDS encoding helix-turn-helix domain-containing protein has translation MSNIVTALKDEVSRIARKEVRNETAQLKKAVARYRSDIADLKRRLAAAEQSLTKIRKSGGVPRPSTPASTPKGTAGIRFSAKGFRTLRERLDLSGTETAKLLRVSVQTIYNWEAGSSKPREPQLSAIAVLRKAGKREVAARLAELTA, from the coding sequence GTGTCGAATATCGTAACTGCACTTAAAGATGAAGTTTCGCGCATCGCCCGCAAAGAAGTTCGCAATGAAACAGCTCAACTGAAGAAAGCGGTGGCCCGTTATCGATCTGATATTGCCGATCTGAAACGGAGGCTTGCCGCCGCGGAGCAATCCTTGACCAAAATTCGGAAGTCAGGTGGCGTACCTCGCCCAAGTACTCCGGCATCCACGCCAAAGGGCACCGCCGGCATTCGGTTCAGCGCCAAAGGCTTTCGTACCCTGCGCGAACGACTGGACTTGTCGGGGACGGAAACAGCCAAGCTGTTACGTGTCTCGGTTCAGACGATTTACAACTGGGAGGCTGGATCGTCAAAACCTCGCGAACCGCAACTTTCCGCGATTGCCGTTCTCCGTAAGGCAGGCAAGCGTGAGGTCGCGGCAAGGCTTGCTGAATTGACCGCCTGA
- a CDS encoding HipA domain-containing protein translates to MSQLRVLSDGVWIGTLDVTEGRWSFAYAPEWTHHPLAPGFPLTVRDYQDAGEHRPVEWFFENLLPEGRLRELIAFRDRIDPRDSWAFLVRHGQDTAGALSLVPVNPDGEVPGEVLVPLSQEDLQAKIEESRKRNLPLMASWDDIRMSLAGAQEKLGLRIDPDGVMFLPEGTAASTHIVKPENASADFPFCPANEFFCMRLADELKVPVPQVSLRHLPEPLYIIERFDRNRPKPKKGEGASPIKRLHQIDLCQALGVSPSRKYESEGGLGLHHLFEVLLGPFIDRPAVAVNAVIQWVAFNYLIGNLDAHAKNIAFLLRGQKAEVAPFYDMLCVEAYLPRATMSMSIAGENKPGWVEGIHWDALAYEAIVAPRLVRGVLSRMSNALPDAISKVIGDERLLPVERDFIRTKILPVIAERQEFLVDALASLHVPLADLINSRELSAEVVDRLKSLPTT, encoded by the coding sequence ATGAGCCAGTTGCGTGTGCTGTCGGATGGCGTATGGATCGGTACGCTTGATGTCACCGAAGGCCGGTGGTCGTTTGCCTATGCTCCCGAATGGACGCACCATCCTCTCGCCCCCGGATTCCCATTAACGGTCCGCGACTATCAGGATGCGGGCGAACATCGGCCCGTGGAGTGGTTCTTCGAGAACCTGTTGCCCGAGGGCCGGTTGCGGGAACTCATTGCCTTTCGCGATCGGATCGATCCCCGTGACAGTTGGGCGTTCCTCGTGCGGCATGGCCAGGACACGGCCGGCGCTTTGTCTCTCGTACCAGTCAATCCCGACGGCGAGGTTCCCGGCGAAGTGCTGGTGCCACTCTCACAGGAAGACCTGCAGGCGAAGATCGAGGAATCGCGCAAGCGCAATTTGCCCTTGATGGCGTCCTGGGACGACATACGCATGTCACTGGCCGGGGCCCAAGAGAAGCTTGGCTTACGGATTGATCCCGATGGCGTAATGTTTCTTCCCGAAGGAACCGCGGCTTCCACGCACATCGTGAAGCCCGAGAATGCCAGCGCGGATTTCCCTTTTTGTCCGGCCAACGAATTCTTCTGTATGCGCCTGGCGGACGAACTCAAGGTGCCCGTACCGCAGGTGTCGTTACGGCACCTGCCCGAACCGCTATACATCATCGAGCGCTTCGATCGCAATCGGCCGAAACCAAAAAAAGGAGAGGGCGCTTCTCCCATCAAGCGGCTGCACCAGATCGATTTGTGTCAGGCGCTCGGGGTATCGCCGTCACGGAAATACGAAAGCGAAGGCGGATTGGGTCTCCATCATCTGTTCGAGGTGCTGCTGGGACCCTTCATCGACCGGCCAGCCGTTGCCGTCAATGCAGTCATTCAGTGGGTGGCTTTCAATTACCTGATCGGCAACCTCGACGCGCATGCGAAGAACATCGCATTCCTGCTGCGTGGGCAGAAAGCCGAGGTGGCTCCCTTCTACGACATGCTGTGTGTCGAAGCCTATTTGCCGCGCGCCACCATGTCGATGAGTATTGCCGGCGAGAACAAACCTGGATGGGTCGAAGGCATTCATTGGGATGCGCTGGCTTATGAGGCGATAGTCGCTCCGCGTTTGGTACGTGGCGTCCTGTCGCGCATGAGTAACGCCTTGCCTGATGCCATTTCCAAGGTCATCGGTGATGAGCGATTGCTACCTGTCGAGCGTGATTTCATCCGGACGAAGATCCTCCCGGTGATTGCCGAGCGCCAAGAGTTTCTGGTCGATGCATTGGCATCACTCCATGTGCCCCTTGCCGATCTGATCAATTCACGTGAGCTTTCCGCTGAAGTTGTCGACCGACTGAAATCACTACCAACGACCTGA
- a CDS encoding helix-turn-helix domain-containing protein yields the protein MTREVSISSIRELGDTLRRVRKESGLTQRDAAALCNVSLPFLNGLEQGKATAQVGKVLTVCQRFGIDVRLRLPMAPDSEGVA from the coding sequence ATGACCCGTGAAGTCAGTATTTCCTCGATCCGGGAACTGGGAGATACCCTCCGCCGGGTTCGGAAAGAATCAGGACTGACGCAACGTGATGCCGCAGCCCTGTGCAACGTGAGTCTACCGTTTCTCAATGGACTTGAGCAGGGAAAAGCGACGGCGCAGGTCGGCAAGGTTCTGACCGTTTGCCAGCGTTTCGGCATCGATGTTCGCTTGCGATTGCCGATGGCGCCCGATAGCGAGGGCGTGGCATGA
- a CDS encoding HU family DNA-binding protein, giving the protein MNKLELIEALATKSNLTRFNACRAIDILVNEVVTAVTMGKKVTIAGFGTFKPAARAARVGKNPKTGAPIKIKATTVPKFTPGVAFRDMVAKEGKIAR; this is encoded by the coding sequence ATGAACAAATTAGAGCTGATCGAAGCATTGGCCACCAAGTCCAACCTGACCAGATTTAACGCATGCCGTGCAATTGATATTCTGGTCAATGAAGTGGTGACTGCGGTGACCATGGGCAAGAAGGTGACGATCGCAGGCTTTGGAACCTTCAAGCCTGCTGCCCGTGCCGCCCGTGTCGGCAAGAACCCGAAGACCGGTGCCCCCATCAAAATCAAGGCGACGACGGTGCCGAAGTTCACCCCCGGTGTCGCTTTCAGGGACATGGTTGCCAAGGAGGGCAAGATCGCGAGGTAG
- a CDS encoding conjugal transfer protein TraN has translation MRLLLLLIAVLFGLSPAAWAGDCRLESSTCVDTSASKTISGVVVTLADVGGCWEFQDNYTCIKPNSIDYCSALTAAGCGQTSSVCSDTAFNGTCNTYTKTFRCGTSQGTPTNTVRLDNTYTLVTDTANTSQCTSYAQNSRCRLSAHTCVDSTPCKLDSSGATVCLAGVTPPAGGLNSTATCWRYQDDYSCIADNHIDYCAAIKATQGCTQVSATCDSTAFDGSCNQYTRRYQCTNVTASTSTPSVVELNTSYTITSNTLATSQCTSYADSANCVHAATTCTDSTPCKTINGLQVCLTTVSPLPSGAQSAGDSCWSRTEDYTCAGATLTNDCQPLIDRGCTPVSSQCIDPLPTGGCDMSERTYSCQTSPATQTQQTVCDQRSFCQGGTNCFDTSNPADQDFGRAMASMEAAREAGVYGEDLRLFKGVGERCRKKLFGLVDCCKKGGGGAARSNHNLMATAMQGVMIGGQLAINAGSKYMFDFMYPEFTSYVEAGAQAMISSEVLFTPTNFQPSFTFYGLTLSTGTVSSGLLGGPIYSLGSLGSFNFYFDPYSLAAAVALQLLSELLSCEQSEQMLGMHRDANLCVFVGSYCSSRIPIIKTCIEQTQSYCCFNSRLAKIINEQGRGQVGKTWGSGENPDCSGFTTAEFEQLDFSRIDMSEFVQEVASSVRMPDVSSFGQNVQTSVQQRVNSYYNR, from the coding sequence ATGAGATTGCTGCTTCTGCTCATCGCCGTCCTCTTTGGTCTGAGCCCTGCCGCGTGGGCGGGCGATTGTCGTCTGGAGAGTTCGACCTGTGTCGATACCTCGGCGAGCAAGACAATTTCAGGCGTGGTCGTCACGCTGGCGGATGTCGGGGGCTGCTGGGAGTTTCAGGACAATTACACCTGCATCAAGCCAAACTCCATCGACTACTGCTCGGCATTGACGGCGGCAGGGTGCGGCCAGACGAGTTCGGTCTGCAGCGATACCGCGTTCAACGGCACATGCAATACCTACACTAAGACTTTTCGCTGTGGGACCAGTCAGGGAACCCCCACGAATACGGTGAGGCTTGACAACACCTACACCCTAGTAACGGATACGGCCAATACGAGCCAATGTACGTCCTATGCGCAGAATTCCAGATGCCGACTGTCGGCGCATACCTGCGTTGATTCCACGCCCTGCAAGCTCGATTCGAGTGGGGCGACCGTGTGTCTGGCAGGTGTCACGCCACCGGCGGGGGGATTGAATTCCACGGCCACCTGCTGGCGGTATCAGGATGATTACTCCTGTATTGCCGACAACCACATCGACTACTGCGCGGCCATCAAAGCGACACAAGGGTGCACTCAAGTCAGTGCTACCTGCGACAGCACGGCCTTTGATGGCTCCTGCAACCAATATACCCGGCGCTATCAATGCACCAACGTCACCGCATCGACCTCGACGCCAAGCGTGGTCGAACTCAATACGTCCTACACGATCACGTCCAACACGCTGGCTACCAGTCAATGCACGTCGTATGCCGACAGCGCAAATTGTGTCCATGCCGCAACCACATGTACCGACAGCACACCCTGCAAAACGATCAATGGCCTGCAAGTCTGCCTGACGACAGTGTCTCCATTGCCGAGCGGGGCGCAAAGCGCGGGTGATTCCTGCTGGTCGCGTACCGAGGACTACACCTGTGCCGGAGCAACGCTGACGAACGATTGCCAACCGTTGATCGATCGGGGCTGCACGCCGGTTTCCTCGCAATGCATTGATCCCTTGCCTACGGGAGGCTGCGACATGAGCGAGCGAACCTACTCATGTCAGACCTCGCCCGCAACACAGACCCAGCAAACCGTTTGTGACCAGCGGTCATTCTGCCAGGGAGGAACCAACTGCTTTGATACCAGCAATCCGGCAGATCAGGACTTCGGACGTGCCATGGCGTCGATGGAGGCCGCTCGGGAGGCTGGGGTCTATGGGGAGGATCTGCGGCTGTTCAAAGGGGTGGGAGAGCGATGCCGGAAGAAGCTCTTCGGCTTGGTCGATTGTTGCAAGAAGGGCGGTGGCGGTGCGGCGCGGTCCAATCACAACCTGATGGCCACCGCCATGCAGGGCGTCATGATCGGCGGGCAACTGGCGATCAATGCAGGCAGCAAGTACATGTTCGACTTCATGTACCCCGAATTCACCAGCTATGTCGAAGCCGGTGCGCAGGCCATGATTTCCTCGGAGGTGCTGTTCACTCCGACGAACTTCCAACCGTCCTTTACGTTTTACGGACTGACCCTCTCGACCGGTACGGTCAGTAGCGGCCTCTTGGGGGGACCGATCTATTCGCTGGGATCGCTCGGCAGCTTCAATTTTTACTTTGATCCGTATTCACTGGCGGCAGCCGTGGCGCTCCAACTCCTGTCCGAATTGCTGTCCTGCGAACAATCCGAACAAATGCTGGGGATGCACCGGGATGCCAACCTGTGTGTCTTTGTGGGCTCCTACTGCTCATCGCGAATTCCCATCATCAAGACCTGCATCGAACAGACTCAGTCTTACTGCTGCTTCAACTCTCGTCTGGCCAAGATCATCAATGAGCAGGGCAGGGGACAGGTAGGAAAGACCTGGGGCAGTGGCGAGAACCCGGACTGTTCCGGCTTTACCACAGCCGAATTCGAGCAACTGGATTTCTCCCGGATCGACATGAGCGAGTTCGTCCAGGAAGTGGCATCCAGCGTGCGAATGCCGGATGTGTCCTCCTTCGGACAGAACGTCCAGACCTCCGTTCAACAGCGTGTGAATAGCTACTACAACCGATGA
- the trbC gene encoding type-F conjugative transfer system pilin assembly protein TrbC produces the protein MSAALSCCACVAWAQAALPSDFDIRQAQQRMRDAMGTGSSQSSTPPPLPVVPRIERLPMPKANQSDIGQIAESFRSLPISKPASSDRGPELMVFVSFSIPRPSLERIVAESERTGAVLVMRGLKGNSLTRMGEEVAQLIGKRQVTAIIHPPAFTQFKVTQVPALVLANASQATRIGTDGCASPSSFVKVDGDVSQGYALGLIERQAPAWSEAARRFAAKLEERRP, from the coding sequence GTGTCTGCCGCGCTCTCCTGTTGTGCCTGCGTCGCATGGGCACAAGCGGCATTGCCAAGCGATTTTGATATCCGACAGGCGCAGCAACGGATGCGTGATGCCATGGGGACTGGCAGTAGCCAGTCGTCCACCCCGCCGCCGCTGCCCGTCGTTCCGCGAATTGAGCGATTGCCCATGCCCAAGGCAAATCAGTCGGACATTGGCCAGATCGCCGAATCCTTTCGCTCCTTGCCAATTTCAAAGCCTGCATCATCCGATCGCGGGCCAGAACTGATGGTGTTCGTTTCCTTCTCGATACCCAGGCCTTCACTGGAACGCATCGTCGCCGAGTCCGAGCGAACCGGGGCCGTGCTGGTCATGCGCGGACTGAAGGGCAATTCGCTGACCCGGATGGGGGAAGAGGTTGCCCAGCTCATCGGTAAGCGTCAGGTGACCGCCATCATCCATCCACCAGCCTTCACACAATTCAAGGTGACGCAGGTGCCGGCGCTGGTCTTGGCGAACGCCTCGCAGGCAACGCGGATCGGCACGGATGGCTGTGCATCGCCGTCCAGTTTCGTGAAAGTCGATGGCGATGTCAGCCAGGGCTATGCGCTCGGTCTCATCGAGCGTCAGGCCCCAGCATGGTCGGAAGCCGCCAGGCGCTTTGCGGCAAAGCTGGAGGAGCGCCGTCCATGA
- the traU gene encoding conjugal transfer pilus assembly protein TraU gives MKSVPNVLLTAVMVWLLLMPAGAGATATCTGRFANPITDICWSCMMPLRFGGMDLLSLDQEDTPNPGGSAICMCPSQLRVGFKVSFWEPVRRVDVVRRPFCMTSLGGIELNPGFDAPRGSRFSQDSTSTSSFYQVHWYVDPVIFWLEAIFDNACLEQSAFDVAYLTELDPMWNDDELTFIFNPDVALFGTLPARAACAADCVAATVGFPSNTLFWCAGCQGSLYPLNGNVQAHIGGVQASSLEMTRLIAKMHREGLMWAASGEDGLCGYYPQPIMDKTNYKYQMLYPIPQTEKIAGKCCQPLGRSTILWGAGKEYPFEGEDFAYMVFRKRNCCQGAF, from the coding sequence ATGAAGTCCGTCCCTAACGTCCTGCTGACTGCCGTGATGGTGTGGTTACTGCTGATGCCTGCCGGGGCAGGGGCCACGGCGACTTGCACGGGAAGATTCGCCAATCCCATAACCGACATCTGCTGGAGCTGCATGATGCCATTGCGCTTTGGCGGCATGGATTTGCTGTCGCTAGATCAGGAGGACACACCGAACCCCGGTGGGTCGGCCATCTGCATGTGTCCATCCCAGCTTCGTGTCGGATTCAAGGTGAGTTTCTGGGAGCCCGTCCGACGCGTGGATGTGGTGAGGCGACCGTTCTGCATGACCAGCCTTGGCGGGATCGAACTCAATCCCGGCTTCGATGCGCCGCGAGGTTCCCGCTTCAGCCAGGACAGCACCTCCACGTCGTCCTTCTATCAGGTCCATTGGTATGTCGATCCGGTCATTTTCTGGTTGGAGGCGATATTCGATAACGCCTGTCTGGAGCAAAGCGCGTTTGATGTGGCGTATCTCACCGAGCTTGATCCGATGTGGAACGACGATGAGCTGACTTTCATTTTCAATCCCGATGTAGCGCTCTTCGGCACGTTGCCGGCACGAGCAGCGTGCGCGGCCGATTGCGTCGCTGCGACGGTGGGATTTCCCTCAAACACCTTGTTCTGGTGTGCCGGATGCCAGGGCAGCCTGTATCCCCTAAATGGCAACGTACAGGCGCATATCGGTGGCGTGCAGGCCTCCAGCCTCGAAATGACGCGGCTGATCGCCAAGATGCACCGCGAGGGTTTGATGTGGGCAGCCTCGGGTGAGGATGGCCTGTGCGGCTACTACCCGCAGCCGATCATGGACAAGACCAATTACAAGTACCAGATGCTGTATCCGATTCCCCAGACCGAGAAGATTGCCGGGAAATGCTGTCAGCCCCTGGGGCGCTCGACGATTCTCTGGGGTGCCGGCAAAGAGTATCCCTTCGAGGGCGAGGACTTCGCCTACATGGTGTTCCGCAAGCGGAACTGCTGCCAGGGAGCATTTTGA
- the traW gene encoding type-F conjugative transfer system protein TraW, giving the protein MRIPGLSLLLSIAASSLPVLAADIGTVGPTYEIAEPDLIEVIKSRLDRMARTGELARKQSEHRDRVIQGIESPKSITGIRPTQTPRAFHVNPAMVLARDIRDNSGQLLFAKGTQVNPLEVVSLSKRLLFFDGGDARQVAFAKQVLGSAGAGTKPILVGGQPLKLMRSWKRPVYFDQGGTLVKRLGIQQVPAIVSQDGKRLRIDEVRP; this is encoded by the coding sequence ATGCGGATTCCTGGTTTGTCACTGCTGTTGTCGATTGCGGCCTCTTCGCTTCCTGTGTTGGCGGCGGATATTGGGACTGTGGGGCCGACCTATGAAATTGCCGAACCGGATCTGATCGAGGTCATCAAGTCCAGACTGGATCGGATGGCCAGAACCGGGGAGCTTGCGCGAAAGCAGTCGGAGCACCGGGATCGGGTCATTCAAGGGATCGAGTCTCCAAAGTCCATCACGGGTATCCGACCGACGCAAACACCGAGAGCATTTCATGTGAATCCGGCGATGGTGCTGGCCCGCGATATTCGGGATAACAGCGGACAGCTATTGTTCGCCAAGGGGACGCAAGTTAACCCTCTGGAAGTTGTTTCACTCTCAAAGCGACTGTTGTTTTTTGATGGCGGGGATGCGCGGCAGGTCGCATTCGCCAAGCAAGTGCTGGGTAGTGCAGGGGCAGGTACCAAGCCGATCCTGGTGGGCGGTCAGCCACTCAAATTGATGCGAAGCTGGAAGCGTCCTGTCTACTTCGATCAAGGCGGCACGCTGGTAAAGCGACTCGGGATTCAGCAGGTCCCGGCCATTGTGAGCCAGGACGGCAAGCGGTTGCGAATCGATGAAGTCCGTCCCTAA
- a CDS encoding SOS response-associated peptidase codes for MCGRYVLSGTPSELSAYFGLQDCPDFLPRFNIAPQSDIPVIRQRPEIGLVGQIVRWGLVPSWAKDSSIGAKLNNARAETVADKPSFRSSFTRHRCIIPASGYFEWQAVSRNGKAFKQPWYIRPTEENAYFAMAGLLAKWVAPDGSNLITACVITTEPNGVMTPIYDRMPVILSGNDIGTWLDPVNHDRNVLIPILKSVADETMKAVPVSLSVNRAGNEGPELIQAIELSE; via the coding sequence ATGTGCGGTCGCTACGTGCTGAGCGGTACCCCATCCGAACTTTCCGCTTATTTCGGCCTTCAGGATTGTCCTGACTTTTTGCCCAGGTTCAACATCGCACCACAAAGCGATATACCTGTCATCCGTCAGCGACCGGAGATCGGGCTCGTCGGTCAGATCGTCCGCTGGGGTCTGGTTCCATCCTGGGCCAAGGATTCCTCCATTGGCGCAAAGCTGAACAATGCCCGTGCGGAGACTGTCGCTGACAAGCCATCCTTTCGATCCAGCTTTACCCGACATCGCTGCATCATCCCTGCCAGCGGTTACTTCGAGTGGCAGGCAGTATCCAGAAACGGCAAGGCATTCAAGCAGCCTTGGTACATTCGGCCGACGGAGGAGAATGCCTACTTCGCTATGGCCGGACTACTGGCCAAATGGGTTGCTCCAGATGGTTCCAACCTCATCACGGCTTGTGTCATCACCACCGAGCCCAATGGCGTCATGACCCCGATTTATGATCGGATGCCCGTCATTCTCAGCGGAAATGACATCGGTACTTGGCTCGATCCCGTCAACCACGACCGAAATGTTCTGATCCCAATACTCAAGTCTGTTGCGGATGAAACGATGAAAGCCGTGCCCGTCAGCTTGTCCGTAAATCGCGCAGGCAATGAGGGGCCGGAGTTGATCCAGGCCATCGAGCTTTCCGAATAA
- a CDS encoding CHC2 zinc finger domain-containing protein yields MIEEKFIQELLERVDIVDVVSRHIQLEAGEVNFTAPCPFHTETTSSFAVSRERQFYHCFGCEAHGSAIGFLMQYSNLSFTEAVEELARSVGMAVEHDGTDSA; encoded by the coding sequence ATGATTGAAGAAAAATTCATTCAGGAGTTGCTTGAGCGAGTTGACATCGTTGACGTCGTAAGTCGCCATATCCAACTTGAAGCGGGTGAGGTGAATTTCACTGCCCCCTGTCCGTTCCATACTGAAACAACATCTTCTTTTGCCGTCAGCCGAGAACGTCAGTTTTATCACTGCTTCGGCTGCGAGGCTCACGGCAGTGCGATAGGCTTCTTGATGCAGTACTCCAACCTAAGTTTTACCGAGGCTGTAGAGGAACTGGCTCGTTCAGTAGGCATGGCTGTCGAACACGATGGTACTGATTCAGCATGA
- a CDS encoding poly(ADP-ribose) glycohydrolase has product MNQFCTARKQWDSYQISKNMMPKFHHSNKEFLFKLAFSNGFSNNGTLGYSRWSSRPLPTLLTEGETEVLQRPGFFDYEVSSSPQAAEWHMNFANNEIFSAWATSLLAQDELQVAEHPALIGMRIEAMKEGISLWSVEDCAPTPILITGVERRLSIDTSPNEGAGIPHGIYGNYFRNASESQIARATTVITPPTNSNILAIEAPAYGSGRYTSNSIAFILSTAYSGFSAVLDESQLSLNASTVRIHSGFWGCGAYGGNRVLMLLLQMVAARLAGIDQITFHTGDGSGSLPFRESYEIYQRIQRGNLPVDQVIDLVADYHFEWGESDGN; this is encoded by the coding sequence ATGAACCAATTCTGCACAGCAAGGAAACAATGGGATTCGTACCAGATCTCCAAAAACATGATGCCCAAGTTTCATCATTCCAACAAGGAGTTCTTATTCAAGCTGGCATTTTCAAACGGATTCTCAAACAATGGAACACTTGGCTATTCACGTTGGTCTAGTCGCCCACTTCCTACATTATTGACTGAAGGGGAAACAGAGGTTCTTCAAAGACCTGGCTTCTTTGACTATGAAGTGAGTTCATCACCGCAAGCTGCGGAATGGCATATGAACTTTGCGAACAATGAGATATTTTCGGCGTGGGCCACTTCATTGTTGGCACAAGACGAACTTCAAGTCGCAGAACATCCGGCGCTCATTGGAATGCGCATCGAAGCGATGAAGGAAGGAATCTCGCTCTGGAGCGTCGAGGACTGCGCGCCCACTCCGATTCTCATCACTGGCGTCGAGCGTCGCTTAAGCATAGACACCTCCCCCAATGAAGGTGCGGGAATACCACATGGGATTTACGGAAACTATTTCCGCAACGCCTCTGAATCTCAGATAGCCCGTGCAACGACTGTCATTACTCCACCAACAAACTCCAACATCCTCGCAATCGAAGCGCCTGCTTATGGCTCTGGGCGATACACCAGCAATTCGATTGCTTTCATCCTAAGCACAGCGTATTCCGGTTTTTCTGCAGTATTGGATGAAAGCCAACTTTCACTCAACGCTTCGACAGTCAGAATTCATTCTGGTTTCTGGGGTTGTGGTGCCTACGGCGGAAACAGAGTCTTGATGCTGCTACTGCAAATGGTAGCTGCTCGGCTAGCAGGCATCGACCAAATCACTTTTCACACGGGTGATGGATCGGGATCACTGCCATTTCGAGAATCATACGAAATCTACCAAAGAATTCAGAGGGGAAATTTGCCCGTAGATCAAGTAATTGATTTGGTTGCTGACTACCATTTTGAATGGGGCGAAAGTGACGGAAACTGA